The following coding sequences are from one Roseburia hominis A2-183 window:
- a CDS encoding ABC transporter ATP-binding protein, with the protein MEKIVKTYYVGKPNELEILHGIDLTVNQGEFVSIVGESGSGKSTLMNIIGVLDRQTSGSYYLEGQDVNGMTDEVRSAVRNRRIGFVFQNFNLLPRANALKNVMVPLIYGEEKTKNAKERAMEMLAMVGMDGRADHRPNELSGGQKQRVAIARAMINDPAIILADEPTGALDSKTGHMVMDLFHRLHEEQGKTIVLITHSQELATETQRIVTLLDGEIVGDNRGGEH; encoded by the coding sequence ATGGAAAAAATTGTAAAGACATATTATGTAGGTAAGCCCAATGAACTGGAAATCCTGCACGGAATCGATCTTACCGTGAACCAGGGAGAGTTCGTTTCCATCGTCGGTGAGTCGGGTTCCGGAAAAAGTACATTGATGAATATCATTGGAGTATTGGATAGACAGACCTCCGGCAGCTATTATCTGGAAGGACAGGACGTCAACGGCATGACGGACGAGGTGCGGAGTGCGGTCCGCAACCGCAGAATCGGCTTTGTGTTTCAGAACTTTAATCTGCTGCCGAGAGCCAATGCATTGAAAAATGTCATGGTGCCGCTTATATATGGTGAGGAAAAGACGAAGAATGCGAAGGAGCGTGCGATGGAGATGCTGGCGATGGTGGGAATGGACGGGCGTGCAGATCACAGACCAAATGAGCTCTCCGGCGGACAGAAACAGCGTGTGGCGATCGCCCGCGCGATGATCAATGATCCTGCAATCATTCTGGCGGATGAGCCGACCGGAGCGCTGGATTCCAAGACCGGACATATGGTCATGGATCTGTTTCATCGGTTACATGAAGAGCAGGGGAAAACGATTGTACTCATCACACACTCCCAGGAGCTTGCGACGGAGACACAGCGTATTGTTACCCTCTTAGACGGTGAGATCGTGGGGGACAACAGGGGAGGTGAGCACTGA
- a CDS encoding EAL domain-containing protein, translating into MTDVLFYQNYTYVADISAIVLCIICWLLLHSSYTVREKSLIIFKAGTVCLMMATVCSISFHTAITRITESRKILIYVLQDGIYLLLILTFVLLCNYFGTLLKLEERPARLLGAVSWGGYAVFAFLEIGSPFTHLGFYIDADLMVHQNFYFDPFRFAYIYYCIVLVVVLFTYRKKFVLKMLRCLAYILLFSFGMIALEAEYVSTSYSCMALLLPYMGVLFLFHYTSYDRETGTLDAGAFDSYLRDVGDDDFSVIFMGFPETNLKKIPELPRTILTFAENYFKTFCLFRLQDDKLALVYQRLSNKAEKNGKYNIQKTFERVCKEHGLGYRVLIAHADDRLREAGEYLALNEFMEEKIPVGAVYECQNKDIIEYRKASYILGELKDINAHCDLEDERVKVYCQPVLNTRTNRFASAEALMRLELPETGMVYPDQFIPMAERHDYIHTLSKIILNKTCRQIKRLEQEGYQIDRVSVNFSILEFRRKEFCKDVMDIIRQNEIPYEKVAIELTESWNETEFDNIKNTITSLQKLGIKFYLDDFGTGYSNFERIIGLPIDVIKFDRSLTILAGKNAESRYMVGSFSDIFKNSHYEILFEGVENEKDEDQCKQMNALYLQGYKYSKPIPIEELTRFLGRAV; encoded by the coding sequence ATGACGGATGTTTTGTTCTATCAGAATTATACTTATGTAGCCGATATCAGCGCGATTGTGCTCTGCATCATCTGCTGGCTGCTGTTGCATTCTTCCTATACGGTAAGAGAGAAGAGCCTGATTATCTTCAAAGCGGGAACGGTTTGCCTGATGATGGCGACGGTCTGCAGTATCAGTTTCCATACAGCAATCACACGGATTACAGAATCCCGGAAGATTCTTATTTATGTGTTACAGGATGGGATATATCTTTTACTGATTCTCACGTTTGTGCTGCTCTGCAATTACTTCGGTACACTTCTTAAGCTGGAAGAGAGACCGGCAAGACTCTTGGGCGCGGTATCCTGGGGCGGCTATGCGGTGTTTGCTTTTCTTGAGATCGGATCACCGTTTACGCATCTGGGTTTTTATATCGATGCAGATCTGATGGTTCATCAGAATTTCTATTTTGATCCGTTTCGTTTTGCCTATATTTATTACTGTATCGTTCTTGTCGTTGTGCTTTTTACGTACCGGAAGAAGTTCGTGCTGAAAATGCTGCGCTGCCTTGCCTATATTTTACTGTTTTCGTTTGGCATGATTGCACTGGAGGCAGAATATGTATCTACATCTTATAGCTGCATGGCACTATTACTTCCCTATATGGGAGTGCTGTTTTTGTTTCATTATACATCTTACGACAGGGAGACAGGAACACTTGATGCTGGTGCGTTTGACAGCTATCTGAGAGATGTGGGGGACGATGATTTTTCTGTAATCTTCATGGGATTCCCGGAAACCAATCTCAAAAAGATACCAGAACTTCCGCGTACGATTCTGACGTTTGCGGAGAATTATTTCAAAACATTCTGCCTGTTCCGTCTGCAGGATGATAAGCTTGCACTGGTGTATCAGAGACTGAGTAATAAAGCGGAGAAAAACGGAAAATATAACATACAAAAAACGTTTGAGCGTGTGTGTAAAGAACATGGACTGGGCTACCGGGTGCTGATTGCACATGCAGATGACAGGCTGCGTGAGGCAGGTGAGTATCTGGCGTTGAATGAGTTTATGGAAGAGAAAATACCGGTTGGCGCGGTATATGAGTGTCAGAATAAGGACATCATAGAATATCGGAAGGCATCTTACATATTAGGCGAATTAAAGGACATCAATGCACACTGCGACTTGGAGGATGAGCGCGTTAAAGTGTACTGCCAGCCGGTGCTAAATACACGTACCAACCGGTTTGCCTCGGCGGAGGCGCTGATGCGGCTGGAGCTGCCGGAAACAGGAATGGTATATCCGGATCAGTTCATACCGATGGCAGAGCGGCACGATTATATTCATACGCTCAGCAAAATCATCTTAAATAAAACCTGCCGCCAGATCAAACGCCTGGAGCAGGAGGGGTATCAGATCGACCGTGTTTCCGTTAATTTTTCTATTCTGGAATTCCGCAGAAAGGAATTCTGCAAGGATGTCATGGACATCATCCGCCAGAATGAAATCCCGTATGAAAAAGTTGCGATTGAACTGACGGAGAGCTGGAATGAGACGGAATTTGACAACATTAAGAATACGATTACCAGTCTTCAGAAGCTGGGAATCAAATTCTATCTGGATGACTTTGGAACGGGCTACTCGAATTTCGAGCGCATTATCGGTCTGCCGATCGATGTGATCAAGTTCGACCGTTCGCTGACTATTTTGGCAGGGAAAAATGCAGAATCCCGCTATATGGTTGGAAGCTTTTCCGATATTTTCAAGAATTCGCACTATGAGATTCTGTTTGAGGGTGTGGAGAACGAAAAAGACGAGGATCAGTGCAAGCAGATGAATGCACTGTACCTGCAGGGCTACAAGTATTCCAAACCGATACCGATCGAGGAACTGACACGCTTCCTGGGGCGGGCGGTGTAG
- a CDS encoding efflux RND transporter periplasmic adaptor subunit, whose protein sequence is MKDKKQKNEQNAGAIAAKPKKKKKVLIVVLVIVAVLVVWIGISIHNATKQVAMAVNTVEVEPVQKRDLSDTISVKGTVAGASSTNVTSKAASEITSMNVQVGDIVKEGDVLCTLDSTSIEEKIADLEKSMSNANAVSSINTQQAADALQQAKDDQTTTLAAAQKTLDRAKDSYNGAQMLYDQGQADFAALLAAKQAVEDAQTAYDTAVETTNRAIETAQEAQELNKYKDTDTTSKDTLSNLKEQLADCEITAPCGGVVTAVNSKVGDINAEKNVIMTIEDTSSLKMVATVQEADVLKLQEGMEATVTADATGDEQIKGTVTRVVRVKSQGTTGSDGSTTSAGGYSIEIALDNQELLIGMAVKAKVMIQAKGEVLAVPYDLIQYDDNGQAYVLVAEADDGGNATAVRRNITVGDEVDYYTEVTGGDLAEGDMLIYDTTFSIAEGQTFTPEQMYSEQDMGLTDGTGTEVSE, encoded by the coding sequence ATGAAAGACAAGAAGCAAAAAAACGAGCAGAATGCAGGCGCGATAGCAGCAAAGCCAAAGAAGAAAAAGAAGGTACTGATCGTTGTGCTGGTTATTGTGGCAGTTCTGGTGGTCTGGATCGGTATATCCATACATAACGCGACCAAGCAGGTGGCGATGGCGGTGAATACCGTGGAAGTGGAGCCGGTACAGAAGAGGGATCTGTCCGATACGATTTCGGTTAAGGGAACGGTTGCCGGAGCCAGCAGCACGAATGTGACGTCAAAGGCGGCGTCCGAGATCACTTCCATGAATGTGCAGGTCGGCGATATCGTGAAAGAGGGTGACGTCTTATGCACACTGGACTCCACGTCGATCGAGGAGAAGATCGCAGACTTAGAGAAGTCCATGTCGAATGCGAATGCGGTGAGCAGCATCAATACACAGCAGGCGGCGGACGCCCTGCAGCAGGCGAAGGATGACCAGACAACGACGCTTGCGGCGGCGCAGAAGACACTCGACCGCGCAAAGGACAGCTACAACGGCGCACAGATGCTCTACGATCAGGGACAGGCGGATTTCGCTGCACTGCTCGCTGCCAAGCAGGCGGTGGAGGATGCGCAGACTGCTTATGATACGGCAGTAGAGACCACCAACCGTGCGATTGAGACAGCACAGGAGGCACAGGAGCTGAACAAGTACAAAGACACCGACACGACATCCAAGGACACACTCAGCAATCTGAAAGAACAGCTGGCGGACTGCGAGATCACAGCGCCGTGCGGCGGTGTGGTAACAGCGGTGAATTCCAAGGTCGGAGACATCAATGCAGAGAAGAACGTCATCATGACGATTGAGGATACGAGTTCCTTAAAGATGGTTGCAACCGTGCAGGAGGCGGATGTATTAAAGCTTCAGGAAGGCATGGAGGCAACTGTGACCGCAGATGCGACGGGTGATGAGCAGATCAAGGGAACCGTGACCAGAGTGGTCCGTGTGAAGAGTCAGGGCACGACGGGAAGCGACGGCAGCACGACTTCTGCCGGTGGTTATTCCATTGAGATCGCGCTCGACAATCAGGAACTTTTAATCGGAATGGCTGTGAAGGCAAAAGTCATGATCCAGGCAAAGGGAGAAGTGCTGGCAGTTCCGTATGATCTGATCCAGTATGATGACAACGGGCAGGCGTATGTTCTTGTGGCTGAGGCGGACGATGGCGGAAACGCAACCGCAGTGCGCAGGAATATCACGGTCGGCGATGAGGTGGATTATTATACAGAAGTGACCGGCGGTGATCTCGCAGAGGGAGATATGCTGATCTACGACACGACATTTTCGATAGCCGAGGGACAGACATTTACACCGGAGCAGATGTATTCTGAACAGGATATGGGACTGACAGACGGTACAGGTACGGAGGTTAGCGAATAG
- the nudC gene encoding NAD(+) diphosphatase has protein sequence MIQDILPLHLQNQYEKKQPDDTSYMMIYRENKILVREGETLAFLTYRELREICETAGEMAPQSIYLFSVGEETYFLTELPEHLTPEGYCFEKMFAVRSGKPKEHILAAATAWHLYEWYRDNRFCGRCGQKLMHNGTLRMLFCPACGNQVFPKIAPAVIVGVTDGEYILMTTYANREYKRYALIAGFTEIGETAEETVMREVQEEVGLKVKNIHYYKSQPWGFDQNLLLGYFCELDGERDIVLDTGELATAEWVHYSDVPEDPEGLSLTREMMSVFQKNFTSEKMS, from the coding sequence ATGATACAGGATATTTTACCACTGCATCTGCAGAATCAGTACGAAAAAAAACAGCCGGACGATACCAGCTATATGATGATCTACAGGGAGAACAAGATCCTTGTAAGGGAGGGAGAGACGCTTGCCTTCCTTACTTACCGGGAACTCCGGGAGATCTGTGAGACGGCGGGAGAAATGGCGCCGCAGAGCATCTATCTGTTTTCCGTTGGGGAGGAGACGTATTTTCTGACGGAACTGCCGGAGCATCTCACACCGGAAGGATACTGTTTTGAAAAAATGTTTGCGGTGCGGTCGGGAAAGCCGAAGGAGCACATCCTTGCGGCTGCCACGGCATGGCATCTGTACGAGTGGTATCGGGATAACCGGTTCTGCGGAAGATGCGGACAGAAACTCATGCACAACGGAACGCTGCGGATGTTATTCTGTCCCGCATGCGGCAACCAGGTGTTCCCAAAGATCGCACCGGCGGTGATTGTCGGGGTGACGGACGGAGAGTATATTCTGATGACAACCTACGCCAACAGGGAGTACAAACGGTACGCGCTCATCGCTGGATTTACGGAGATCGGGGAGACGGCGGAGGAGACGGTCATGCGGGAAGTGCAGGAGGAAGTCGGTCTTAAGGTGAAGAATATCCACTATTATAAGAGCCAGCCGTGGGGATTTGACCAGAACCTTCTTCTTGGTTATTTCTGTGAACTGGACGGAGAGCGGGATATTGTGCTGGACACGGGAGAGCTTGCGACAGCGGAGTGGGTGCATTATTCGGATGTGCCGGAAGATCCAGAGGGGCTGTCGCTGACCAGAGAGATGATGTCTGTATTCCAGAAAAATTTTACGTCTGAGAAAATGTCTTGA
- a CDS encoding phosphatase PAP2 family protein — MKPELRQRISGFIDRNKALFLLSYFAIYLPWFGHLEKTVTTHFHVIHTALDDYIPFCEYFIIPYLLWFGYVGWGIGYFYLKDRSEYFRLCAMLFTGMTIFLIVSTIYPNGHYLRPTTFARDNIFVHIVKWLYASDTATNLFPSIHVYNSIAVNIAVWRSDAFKHKHAMRCGSAILMVSIILSTMFLKQHSVFDVVTGMITAAGMYMIVYVNNPFRLPVRQEKYEQKLHRI; from the coding sequence ATGAAACCAGAACTTCGTCAGAGAATCAGTGGCTTTATTGATCGAAACAAGGCTCTGTTTCTTTTATCTTATTTTGCAATCTATCTTCCATGGTTTGGTCATCTCGAGAAGACCGTCACCACACATTTTCATGTCATTCACACCGCGCTGGATGATTACATTCCGTTCTGTGAATATTTTATCATCCCCTACCTGTTATGGTTCGGCTACGTCGGCTGGGGCATCGGTTATTTCTATTTAAAAGACCGTTCCGAATATTTCCGGCTGTGCGCAATGCTGTTTACCGGAATGACAATTTTCCTGATTGTGTCCACCATTTATCCGAACGGACATTACCTAAGACCGACAACCTTTGCGCGGGATAATATTTTTGTACATATCGTCAAGTGGCTGTACGCTTCCGACACCGCGACGAACCTGTTTCCAAGCATTCATGTATACAACTCGATTGCGGTCAATATTGCGGTATGGCGTTCCGATGCGTTCAAGCACAAACACGCAATGCGCTGCGGTTCCGCCATCCTCATGGTGAGCATCATTCTCTCAACCATGTTTTTAAAACAGCACTCCGTCTTCGACGTTGTGACAGGTATGATTACAGCAGCCGGCATGTACATGATCGTCTATGTCAACAATCCGTTCCGTCTTCCGGTTCGTCAGGAAAAATATGAGCAGAAGCTGCATCGGATCTGA
- a CDS encoding ABC transporter permease gives MFFENIKEAIISILSNKMRSLLTMLGIIIGISSVIIITTIGGSIQSTLTATMNSLGGNTVSGYVEARYPEDDADWDTWIYPDMTQSDYVSQEMIDELVAQYPDEIQGIAAENYLGGGQIKDEADSDNYANVSVDGMTPEQFEYMKLEMQAGRNLTRADNLGKKRVCVVADTMAKNYFGDKDPIGETVSVTMDDGSIYDFVVVGVYKYNAALFGKVDTSVREKDRSTYMMIPIQTSFKLQGADKTGYEYFNLLLTPLADVNQATEDIQNYFDEVYQNNTNFHVTASNMQSSMGMINTVLNVITIAVSGIAAISLIVGGVGVMNIMLVSITERTREIGVRMALGAKRRTIRMQFVIEAIMLCLIGGIIGILIGVGVGALLGQAAKFVIANMYSEYSNYIIMQVHPSATAILLSLFFSMLTGVFFGYYPANKASKMEVIDALRYE, from the coding sequence ATGTTTTTTGAAAACATAAAAGAGGCAATCATCAGTATTCTGTCGAACAAGATGCGTTCACTGCTCACGATGCTCGGTATTATTATCGGTATCAGTTCCGTTATCATCATCACGACGATCGGCGGTTCCATACAGAGCACCCTGACCGCGACAATGAATTCCCTCGGCGGCAACACAGTTTCCGGCTATGTGGAGGCGCGCTATCCGGAGGACGATGCAGACTGGGATACCTGGATTTATCCGGATATGACACAGAGTGATTATGTGTCACAGGAGATGATCGATGAACTGGTTGCGCAGTATCCGGATGAAATTCAGGGTATCGCTGCCGAGAATTATCTTGGAGGCGGGCAGATCAAGGATGAGGCGGATTCCGACAATTATGCCAATGTCAGTGTGGATGGCATGACACCAGAACAGTTCGAGTATATGAAGCTTGAGATGCAGGCGGGACGTAATCTTACCAGGGCAGACAATCTGGGGAAGAAAAGAGTCTGCGTTGTTGCGGATACGATGGCAAAGAATTATTTTGGAGACAAAGACCCGATTGGCGAGACGGTATCGGTAACAATGGACGACGGATCGATCTATGATTTTGTTGTTGTAGGTGTTTACAAATACAATGCGGCACTGTTTGGAAAAGTGGATACATCTGTCAGAGAAAAGGATCGTTCCACTTATATGATGATTCCGATCCAGACCAGCTTCAAGCTGCAGGGGGCAGATAAGACTGGTTATGAATACTTTAATCTGCTCCTGACGCCCCTTGCGGATGTCAACCAGGCAACGGAAGATATCCAGAATTATTTTGATGAGGTATATCAGAACAATACGAATTTCCATGTGACAGCGAGCAACATGCAGTCCAGCATGGGCATGATCAACACGGTGCTCAATGTCATCACGATTGCAGTATCCGGAATCGCAGCAATCTCGCTGATCGTCGGCGGTGTCGGTGTCATGAATATCATGCTTGTGTCGATCACGGAGCGGACGAGGGAGATCGGTGTGCGTATGGCACTCGGCGCAAAGCGGCGGACGATCCGTATGCAGTTTGTCATTGAGGCGATCATGCTCTGCTTAATCGGCGGCATTATCGGTATTCTGATCGGTGTTGGTGTCGGAGCACTGCTCGGCCAGGCAGCGAAGTTTGTGATTGCCAATATGTATTCCGAGTATTCCAATTACATTATTATGCAGGTGCATCCATCGGCAACTGCAATTTTACTGTCACTGTTCTTCTCGATGCTGACAGGAGTGTTCTTCGGTTATTATCCGGCGAACAAGGCGTCAAAGATGGAAGTTATCGATGCACTCCGCTACGAATAG